One Lacipirellulaceae bacterium DNA window includes the following coding sequences:
- the devC gene encoding ABC transporter permease DevC gives MPTLRKTPLAWKNLTHDKRRLAVALAGIGFAVLLMFTQVGFRKALFASQVKLIVDLEGDIILVSKAKYTLAAEKRFPKERINQASSCYGVAGAYPVYSELTLSVLKNFGDGKKSKGYPIRSIGFHLENQPYVFNAQGISQQLPKLRLPDTALIDVRSKEIYFDFPVNDPAELSQQPTELAGQRLQLAGSFELGTDFAHDGNLVMSAKNFAKYFPQRKQFGDPLEVVDLGIVHVEEGVDVETVRSRIESLLPNDVLVLTRDGYRDKERNFWDASTPIGLIFRAGTIIGFIVGIVICYQVIYTDIADHMSEFATLRAMGYKDSYFVRMIAVEGLLLAIVGFIPGMLVSWGVYRYLANATGLQLMMSTPSALFVLTLTIVMCIASGLLAVRKLLSADPASLF, from the coding sequence ATGCCAACCCTCCGCAAAACACCGCTCGCCTGGAAAAACCTGACGCATGACAAGCGTCGGTTGGCGGTTGCGCTGGCCGGGATTGGGTTTGCCGTGCTGCTGATGTTCACGCAGGTCGGGTTTCGCAAAGCCCTGTTCGCCAGCCAGGTGAAGCTGATCGTCGACCTCGAAGGCGATATCATCCTGGTAAGCAAAGCGAAATATACGCTCGCCGCGGAAAAGCGTTTCCCCAAGGAACGCATCAATCAGGCGAGCTCCTGCTACGGCGTGGCCGGGGCGTATCCCGTTTACTCCGAACTTACCCTTTCGGTGTTAAAGAACTTTGGTGATGGCAAAAAGTCGAAAGGCTATCCGATTCGCTCGATCGGCTTTCATCTCGAAAACCAACCGTATGTCTTTAATGCTCAGGGAATAAGCCAGCAACTACCCAAGCTCCGGCTGCCCGACACGGCACTGATCGATGTCCGTAGCAAGGAGATTTATTTCGACTTCCCGGTCAACGATCCCGCGGAGCTTTCCCAGCAGCCAACCGAACTTGCCGGCCAGCGTTTGCAACTGGCCGGGTCCTTCGAACTCGGGACCGATTTCGCCCATGACGGCAACCTTGTTATGAGCGCCAAGAACTTTGCAAAATACTTTCCCCAGCGCAAGCAATTTGGCGATCCGTTAGAAGTAGTCGACCTGGGCATTGTTCACGTGGAAGAAGGCGTCGATGTCGAAACCGTCCGGTCACGTATCGAAAGCCTTTTGCCCAACGACGTGCTAGTCCTCACACGCGACGGATACCGCGACAAGGAGCGCAACTTCTGGGACGCCAGCACGCCGATTGGCCTGATCTTCCGAGCCGGCACGATCATCGGCTTTATCGTCGGAATCGTGATTTGCTACCAGGTGATTTACACCGACATTGCCGACCACATGTCGGAGTTCGCCACCCTACGGGCGATGGGCTACAAGGACAGCTACTTCGTCCGCATGATCGCCGTCGAGGGGTTGCTCTTGGCAATCGTCGGCTTCATCCCGGGGATGCTCGTCAGTTGGGGCGTCTACCGCTACTTGGCCAATGCCACCGGCCTGCAACTAATGATGTCCACGCCTTCAGCGTTATTCGTTCTGACGTTAACCATCGTGATGTGCATCGCCTCAGGTTTATTGGCGGTGCGAAAATTACTGTCCGCCGATCCAGCGAGTTTGTTCTAA
- a CDS encoding DNA-3-methyladenine glycosylase, whose protein sequence is MLTHKWFARPAPEVARDLIGCRLIRQINGLKTEGTIVETEAYQAGDPATHGHRRKTKRTAVMFGPAGYIYVYLIYGMYHCFNIVTGDDGELSAVLIRAVEFDTALPWHAQQSSGKIERIAAGPGKLCKALEIDRQMTESPLGKQTGIWVAQRLKRQEVQLSSNPSLIVNTTRIGISKGVEKRWRWYLKDSPAVSKR, encoded by the coding sequence ATGCTCACCCACAAATGGTTCGCCCGCCCCGCCCCTGAAGTCGCTCGCGATCTCATCGGTTGCCGCCTCATCCGCCAGATCAACGGCCTGAAGACCGAGGGAACCATCGTCGAGACCGAAGCCTACCAAGCCGGCGACCCCGCCACCCATGGACATCGCCGCAAGACGAAGCGCACGGCGGTAATGTTCGGCCCGGCGGGGTACATCTACGTCTACCTCATCTACGGCATGTACCACTGCTTCAACATCGTCACCGGCGACGATGGAGAACTGAGTGCCGTGCTGATTCGCGCCGTCGAATTCGACACTGCCCTGCCCTGGCACGCTCAGCAGTCCAGCGGAAAGATCGAAAGAATCGCCGCCGGACCGGGGAAGCTGTGCAAGGCACTCGAAATCGACCGCCAGATGACCGAATCGCCACTTGGCAAGCAAACGGGCATTTGGGTTGCACAGAGACTAAAGAGACAAGAAGTTCAATTGAGCAGCAATCCGTCACTCATCGTGAACACGACGCGAATCGGCATTAGCAAGGGCGTCGAAAAGCGGTGGCGCTGGTACCTAAAGGATTCGCCAGCTGTCTCGAAAAGGTAG
- a CDS encoding general stress protein: MPEPETIRPIRIGVYETVASAEQAVASLKEAGFTDKEVSVLCSDKHQAQEFSDDLSEVENNSEAATAAIAGGALGSSLGGLMALAGLATVAGIPVIAAGAFAATLAGGVVGGLAGAMVERGFDKEPADYFDQAVTEGKILVSVEPADRDKQRLDQAAQILKDAGAEPISLLEG, from the coding sequence ATGCCTGAGCCCGAAACGATTCGTCCCATCCGTATTGGTGTCTATGAGACCGTAGCATCAGCTGAGCAGGCAGTTGCCTCGCTGAAGGAGGCTGGGTTCACTGATAAGGAAGTCTCGGTCCTTTGCAGCGATAAGCACCAAGCACAAGAGTTCTCCGATGATCTCTCCGAGGTAGAAAACAACTCGGAGGCAGCGACTGCCGCGATTGCTGGCGGAGCCTTGGGGAGTTCGTTAGGCGGGCTGATGGCCTTGGCCGGTCTTGCCACGGTGGCCGGAATCCCCGTAATAGCTGCTGGGGCGTTTGCGGCCACACTTGCTGGTGGCGTTGTTGGTGGACTTGCCGGTGCGATGGTTGAGCGCGGATTTGATAAGGAGCCGGCAGACTACTTCGATCAAGCGGTGACCGAAGGGAAGATTTTGGTTTCCGTCGAGCCTGCCGATCGCGATAAGCAGCGGCTCGACCAAGCAGCACAGATCCTCAAGGATGCGGGAGCGGAGCCGATTTCGTTGCTAGAGGGCTAA
- a CDS encoding TolC family protein, whose amino-acid sequence MHHRYSIRNKPGQVPTVTTNIMLLRIPFILAILTCGTLLSGCSCPSKCCLPPTPTAPCVCEPAFPPATPPDVAATVPVYDDASILQPLPAPSETFCLLEPATCQCNAATNANLANLVKLEQHWATTIIECDSRIVRENLCLNRDLLVLHEYDLRAEAAAAAMEAYYNLAALEARLHYLDRAIEENKQSLARIDALVEKDLPTEGLDRGEVEIVINALHDRRLQANYARLQLNGQLQKLLACCSNEYQFYWPTFEWAPDLTPLDVAGEVAQGMAHRSDIRGLQLVLCKLEKPTLRVARGVLNIADSTLGSVEPTEGWIHRLRCIRCSDHEVDVRCKQLALLLTDTEQLASAELKNAAYKVALQQQRVTLARQAVEDRREALYRLEAKREVDDITIFEISRERSRLFDAEGELIQQIANLKIARVKLRMAQGVLGQECGYTRILCTEGCCDGACMRCGK is encoded by the coding sequence ATGCACCATCGGTATTCGATACGTAACAAGCCAGGCCAGGTTCCTACCGTTACGACGAATATCATGCTTCTGCGGATTCCCTTCATTCTTGCAATCCTGACGTGTGGAACGCTTCTCTCGGGGTGTAGCTGCCCCTCGAAGTGTTGCCTGCCGCCGACGCCGACGGCGCCGTGCGTTTGCGAACCGGCTTTCCCGCCGGCAACGCCGCCCGATGTGGCAGCGACGGTGCCCGTCTACGACGATGCTAGCATTCTGCAGCCGTTGCCCGCCCCGAGCGAGACGTTCTGTCTGCTCGAACCAGCCACCTGTCAGTGCAACGCCGCGACGAACGCCAACCTTGCTAACCTGGTGAAGCTCGAACAGCATTGGGCGACGACCATCATCGAGTGCGATTCGCGGATCGTGCGTGAGAATCTGTGCCTCAACCGCGACTTGCTCGTGCTGCATGAGTACGATCTGCGAGCCGAGGCTGCCGCCGCCGCGATGGAGGCGTACTACAACTTGGCAGCGTTGGAAGCACGGCTGCATTATCTCGATCGTGCGATTGAAGAGAATAAGCAATCGCTGGCCCGGATTGACGCTCTCGTCGAGAAGGATCTGCCGACCGAAGGGCTTGATCGCGGGGAAGTAGAGATTGTGATCAACGCTCTGCACGATCGTCGGTTACAAGCCAACTACGCTCGTTTGCAGTTGAACGGCCAGTTGCAAAAGCTGTTAGCGTGTTGCTCGAACGAGTACCAATTCTATTGGCCAACGTTTGAGTGGGCACCCGACCTCACTCCCTTGGATGTGGCTGGTGAAGTGGCACAGGGAATGGCCCATCGCTCTGACATTCGCGGCCTACAGCTTGTGCTCTGCAAACTGGAGAAGCCAACGCTGCGTGTTGCCCGTGGTGTGCTGAACATTGCCGACTCGACGCTCGGCTCGGTTGAACCGACCGAGGGTTGGATTCACCGTTTGCGTTGCATTCGATGTAGCGACCATGAGGTGGATGTTCGCTGTAAGCAACTCGCGCTTTTGCTGACCGACACGGAGCAACTGGCTTCGGCCGAACTCAAGAACGCGGCTTACAAAGTTGCGTTGCAGCAGCAACGCGTGACCTTGGCACGCCAAGCCGTCGAAGACCGACGTGAAGCACTGTATCGCTTGGAAGCAAAGCGTGAGGTCGACGACATCACGATCTTTGAGATCAGTCGCGAACGGAGCCGCCTGTTCGACGCTGAGGGCGAGCTTATACAGCAGATCGCCAACCTAAAGATCGCCCGCGTGAAACTACGGATGGCTCAGGGCGTGCTTGGTCAGGAGTGTGGGTACACACGCATCCTCTGCACGGAAGGGTGCTGCGACGGGGCTTGTATGCGGTGTGGGAAGTAG
- a CDS encoding undecaprenyl-diphosphate phosphatase: MTTWEIILLAIVQGLTEFLPVSSSGHLVVANAVLEALGSEPVKDLVEVSVVLHLGTLAAVLIFYRRQILRLLTEDKRAITPLVIATIPAVILGLGIKKGLPESLEKTVLESPLLAGLMFPITAAALWWISRQTPSDGEYTELTPGQSLKIGLLQACALLPGISRSGATIVGGLASGLKREQAATFAFLMAIPAIGGGGLLEGIEAYQEGTTGTPIGLLTLGFFVSMIVGLVALSLLIRWVKAGRLAMFAYYLVPLGVAVTAWQLLQ; this comes from the coding sequence ATGACGACTTGGGAAATCATTCTGCTGGCCATCGTGCAGGGGCTCACGGAGTTTCTCCCGGTGAGTAGCTCCGGCCATTTGGTCGTTGCCAATGCCGTGTTGGAGGCATTGGGCAGCGAGCCGGTGAAGGACCTCGTCGAGGTGAGCGTGGTCTTGCACTTAGGCACTTTGGCGGCAGTGTTGATTTTTTACCGGCGTCAAATTCTTCGGCTGCTCACCGAAGACAAGCGGGCGATCACGCCGTTGGTGATCGCAACAATCCCTGCAGTGATCCTCGGGCTGGGAATCAAGAAAGGGCTGCCAGAGAGCCTGGAAAAAACGGTCTTGGAAAGCCCGCTGCTGGCCGGCTTGATGTTTCCGATTACTGCAGCGGCGCTGTGGTGGATTTCGCGACAAACACCAAGCGACGGCGAGTACACCGAACTGACTCCCGGGCAGTCGCTCAAGATCGGCCTTCTGCAAGCGTGCGCTCTGTTGCCCGGCATCTCGCGCAGCGGGGCGACGATCGTCGGTGGTTTGGCCAGCGGACTGAAGCGAGAGCAGGCGGCAACGTTTGCGTTTCTGATGGCCATTCCCGCGATTGGGGGTGGCGGACTGCTGGAAGGAATCGAAGCCTACCAGGAAGGCACCACGGGGACGCCGATCGGGTTGCTGACGCTCGGCTTCTTCGTTTCGATGATCGTGGGCCTCGTCGCGCTGTCGCTGCTGATCCGCTGGGTGAAAGCCGGGCGGCTGGCGATGTTTGCCTACTACCTCGTGCCGCTGGGCGTGGCGGTGACGGCTTGGCAGTTGCTGCAGTAG
- a CDS encoding transporter substrate-binding domain-containing protein has protein sequence MQPAREQAGLNVIGKPSEISAAQVLAGEESRHCPYCYETISVNAKKCWRCHEYFAPPREDLDDRMFQLARREVLQDCLIDIKKWITRIGIGSVAGLLLIGTLSLFRFQDMLEDMVARRVEVVSSPVLVETVEKLGETEDVLDDVHDNIRLAQHRISQFDQMDDKLVQTHTAIAKIETAKQRLESRAQQLDSQFEQLESRVISAKRELRDDRDRKLEETLGEFASQVVTYDKLQTMLTGANAPQNRELLTALTPMQFRRISLISPFTLSSGHPTVVFLPSVRLEWHFENTEVGEVLYRVHYDTRRDFKSSHVGTGTTRLTNFSLPQSFPHGPVYWRVEAVDAQGVVQATSDIGYFEYYANSLDRIRSTGVIRIGVACAAQSEFAYYDENQGQLTGYDIELSRWLAARLMPTMPEVRPVFIGYTWNRLLETVHRNEVDFIISTITITPQREEEYGLRFSKPYYSTRQACVVCEKGTIHTATDLHNRRIAVQAGTSSEPVGEAFTESTNLMRVPSTEVAFEKLISGQIEAVITDYDFAQKEVRRLSRPCKVIPIASSDYPQDYRGMRVDQYGIAVAKPETDLLERINNALDAAKRQNVLQTLKSRYVNRDISSFVLQPLPVEPANPASVATPMMGKKLPINVLRR, from the coding sequence ATGCAACCTGCTCGTGAACAGGCTGGTCTGAATGTTATTGGAAAGCCGTCGGAGATTTCGGCGGCGCAGGTGCTAGCGGGTGAGGAGTCGCGGCATTGTCCCTACTGCTATGAGACGATTAGCGTTAACGCGAAGAAGTGCTGGCGTTGCCACGAGTACTTCGCGCCGCCGCGTGAGGATCTCGACGATCGGATGTTCCAGCTCGCCCGTCGCGAGGTGCTGCAAGACTGTCTGATCGATATCAAGAAGTGGATCACCCGGATCGGTATCGGCTCCGTTGCCGGACTGCTTTTGATTGGCACGCTCAGTCTCTTTCGCTTCCAAGACATGCTGGAAGATATGGTCGCCCGACGGGTGGAGGTGGTCAGCAGCCCGGTGCTCGTCGAAACGGTAGAGAAACTTGGCGAGACGGAGGATGTGCTGGATGACGTGCATGACAATATTCGGCTCGCCCAGCATCGCATTTCGCAGTTCGATCAAATGGACGATAAGCTTGTGCAAACGCATACGGCAATCGCCAAGATCGAAACCGCCAAGCAACGTTTGGAGAGCCGGGCTCAGCAGCTTGATTCGCAGTTCGAACAATTAGAATCGCGGGTGATCAGTGCGAAGCGAGAGCTGCGGGACGATCGTGATCGTAAACTCGAAGAGACGCTCGGCGAGTTCGCCAGCCAGGTGGTGACCTACGATAAGTTGCAAACGATGCTCACGGGTGCGAATGCTCCACAGAACCGTGAGCTTCTCACCGCACTAACGCCGATGCAGTTTCGGCGAATCAGCCTGATCAGCCCGTTCACCCTCTCGTCCGGGCATCCGACGGTGGTCTTTCTGCCTTCGGTGCGTTTGGAGTGGCACTTCGAGAATACCGAAGTCGGTGAAGTGCTGTATCGTGTCCACTACGACACGCGGCGGGACTTTAAGAGCAGCCACGTGGGAACCGGGACGACGCGGCTCACCAACTTCAGCTTGCCGCAGAGCTTTCCTCATGGACCGGTTTACTGGCGGGTTGAAGCGGTGGATGCTCAAGGCGTCGTGCAGGCCACCAGCGATATCGGCTATTTTGAGTATTACGCGAACAGCCTCGATCGGATTCGCAGCACGGGCGTGATTCGTATTGGCGTGGCGTGTGCTGCACAAAGTGAGTTCGCTTACTACGATGAGAACCAAGGCCAGCTCACGGGCTACGACATCGAGCTTTCACGCTGGCTGGCGGCTCGTCTGATGCCCACCATGCCTGAGGTGCGTCCGGTATTTATTGGCTACACTTGGAATCGTCTGCTGGAGACCGTCCATCGCAACGAGGTGGACTTCATCATCTCGACCATCACGATTACTCCGCAGCGTGAAGAAGAATACGGGCTGCGGTTCAGCAAGCCGTACTACTCGACTCGGCAGGCTTGCGTGGTCTGTGAGAAGGGAACGATTCACACCGCCACGGATTTACACAACCGCCGGATTGCCGTCCAAGCGGGGACATCCAGCGAGCCGGTTGGTGAGGCGTTCACGGAATCGACCAACCTGATGCGGGTTCCCAGTACGGAAGTGGCGTTTGAGAAACTTATTAGCGGCCAAATCGAGGCGGTGATCACCGACTACGACTTCGCCCAAAAAGAAGTCCGCCGCTTGAGCCGTCCGTGCAAGGTGATTCCGATTGCGTCGAGTGACTATCCGCAGGATTATCGCGGAATGCGTGTCGACCAATACGGCATTGCCGTGGCGAAGCCGGAGACGGATCTGCTAGAGCGAATCAACAACGCCCTCGACGCGGCGAAACGGCAAAACGTACTGCAAACGCTCAAGAGCCGTTACGTGAACCGTGATATCAGCTCGTTCGTGTTGCAGCCGCTGCCGGTTGAGCCTGCAAACCCAGCGTCGGTTGCGACGCCGATGATGGGGAAGAAGTTGCCGATTAACGTTTTGCGGCGGTGA
- a CDS encoding ATP-binding cassette domain-containing protein — translation MTATANLSLPATSGAFADGAQLPKTVKVAGLNHFFGEGEQRTQALFNNNLEVRRGEIVIMTGPSGSGKTTLLTLIGTLRTVCEGSLQVLGNELNGASRDEINRIRHDMGFIFQAHNLFESLTAFQNVNMACELQGMKRKESKERIEYLLTRLDLGHRIHYKPNSLSGGQKQRVAIARGLVHRPKLILADEPTAALDEKTGREVVTLFQEMAKEEGATVIMVTHDNRILDVADRIVNMVQGHIKSDVAVVEASVICEFLRQYPLFAELTPNTLTDMADKMMVLQSLPGDTVIQQGDTGDLFYLIRAGSVEVIVEEGGKEQKVAELGQGQFFGEAALITEQPRNATVRALEETTFYTLGKEDFQAVLNESKTFESELRSVLAGRT, via the coding sequence ATGACTGCCACCGCCAATCTTTCCTTGCCAGCCACCAGCGGCGCGTTTGCCGATGGAGCGCAGCTCCCAAAGACCGTCAAGGTTGCCGGGCTGAATCACTTCTTCGGCGAGGGCGAACAGCGCACGCAGGCGCTCTTTAACAACAACCTGGAGGTGCGTCGTGGTGAAATCGTCATCATGACCGGCCCCTCGGGTTCGGGGAAGACGACGCTCCTCACGCTAATCGGCACGCTGCGCACCGTTTGTGAGGGCAGCCTGCAAGTCCTTGGCAATGAGCTCAACGGTGCCTCCCGCGACGAGATCAACCGTATCCGTCATGACATGGGTTTCATTTTCCAAGCGCATAACCTGTTTGAATCCCTGACCGCTTTCCAAAACGTGAACATGGCCTGCGAACTGCAAGGCATGAAGCGCAAAGAGTCCAAGGAGCGGATCGAGTACCTGCTCACGCGGCTCGACCTTGGGCACCGCATTCACTACAAGCCGAACTCGCTCTCGGGAGGTCAAAAACAACGCGTGGCGATCGCCCGTGGGTTGGTCCACCGCCCGAAGCTCATCCTCGCAGACGAACCGACCGCCGCCCTCGATGAAAAAACGGGCCGCGAAGTCGTCACGCTCTTTCAAGAGATGGCCAAGGAAGAGGGCGCCACCGTCATTATGGTGACGCACGACAACCGCATCCTCGACGTCGCTGACCGGATTGTGAACATGGTCCAAGGCCACATCAAGAGCGACGTTGCCGTGGTCGAAGCGTCGGTCATCTGCGAATTCCTCCGCCAGTACCCACTGTTTGCGGAGCTCACGCCCAATACGCTCACCGACATGGCCGACAAGATGATGGTCCTCCAATCGCTCCCCGGCGACACCGTCATCCAGCAAGGCGACACGGGCGATCTGTTCTACCTCATCCGTGCCGGTAGCGTAGAAGTCATCGTCGAAGAGGGGGGCAAAGAACAAAAAGTCGCCGAGCTAGGCCAAGGCCAATTCTTCGGCGAAGCCGCCCTCATCACCGAGCAACCCCGCAACGCAACCGTACGGGCACTGGAAGAAACGACGTTCTACACCCTCGGCAAAGAAGACTTCCAAGCCGTGCTGAACGAGAGCAAAACGTTCGAGTCCGAGCTGCGTAGCGTATTGGCTGGGCGAACCTAA
- a CDS encoding GYF domain-containing protein: MGIRFACPNGHKLNVKAELAGKRAICPKCKTKLLIPTLEEANENSAEQKAPAEQPASTSEQPAAKQSAPQQAEPTQPEAPTSAAPETGPTDLDQSIYIPTNDAKPEATETTPQEPSPAEPSPPEPPAPPALVEEPQPEEPATETVWYVRSATGEQFGPAGSEAMREWIEQGRVAADSWTWRTGWEDWKPGTEAIAEVNASNPIAPPVEPAAAMGAAAATLSEPSVSVASQNPFKQEKSPTTGAAEARRLAREKKKKRNQIITIVLAVLTLALGGVLAYVLWPKSLETPKPPTNSTERVAPVAEPEEEIAEEEPIEEADDEELEDLEEDLEERSGGTF; encoded by the coding sequence ATGGGCATCCGTTTCGCCTGCCCCAATGGGCACAAACTCAACGTCAAGGCTGAGCTCGCCGGCAAGCGTGCGATCTGCCCTAAGTGCAAAACGAAGCTGCTGATCCCTACCCTTGAGGAAGCAAACGAAAACAGCGCCGAACAGAAGGCGCCCGCAGAGCAGCCCGCATCAACTTCTGAACAACCGGCCGCTAAACAATCAGCTCCTCAACAGGCAGAGCCAACGCAGCCGGAAGCCCCGACATCGGCTGCCCCAGAGACCGGCCCGACCGACCTTGATCAGTCGATCTACATTCCTACGAACGACGCAAAGCCCGAAGCTACGGAAACTACTCCGCAGGAGCCTTCGCCAGCCGAACCCTCCCCGCCGGAGCCACCCGCGCCGCCAGCCCTTGTCGAAGAGCCCCAGCCTGAAGAGCCAGCAACCGAAACGGTCTGGTACGTCCGCAGCGCAACCGGCGAGCAGTTCGGCCCGGCCGGCTCCGAGGCGATGCGAGAGTGGATCGAACAAGGCCGTGTCGCCGCCGACAGTTGGACGTGGCGCACTGGCTGGGAAGATTGGAAGCCGGGCACCGAAGCCATCGCTGAGGTTAACGCGTCCAACCCCATCGCCCCGCCCGTTGAGCCCGCAGCTGCGATGGGCGCTGCCGCAGCAACGTTGAGTGAGCCCTCGGTTTCCGTTGCTTCTCAGAATCCGTTCAAGCAAGAGAAGAGCCCAACCACCGGCGCCGCGGAAGCGCGACGTTTGGCCAGAGAGAAGAAGAAGAAACGCAACCAAATCATCACGATCGTGCTAGCCGTGCTGACGCTCGCCCTCGGCGGCGTGCTGGCCTACGTCCTGTGGCCAAAGTCGCTGGAAACTCCCAAGCCGCCAACCAACTCAACTGAGCGAGTCGCTCCCGTCGCAGAGCCAGAGGAAGAGATAGCCGAAGAAGAGCCCATCGAAGAAGCTGATGATGAAGAACTTGAGGATCTTGAGGAAGACCTTGAGGAACGCTCAGGAGGCACTTTTTGA
- a CDS encoding alkaline phosphatase family protein translates to MAKKKVLLVVIDALATRVIEPALAEGKLPNLAKLVEAGHFVPRCTPAFPSITPAATTTIATGEYPARHGILGNYWYDESQDKVVYLGDDFWVLINKGFGEFFRDYVEQLNYQQLRAKSIFQLIEKHGLETACINYLCIRGEVPHELNVPLLLQLLPGANFPERISGPQKLFLGDFISSAVSDQTSEPPRIDDTIFSRYGFNDAASGKYLLSLAEAEELPDFTLAYFPDNDYASHDHGPEQALETVVKVDECLGRFAVARDGWKALLEQVSVLVTGDHSQTDQSESEEERGIQLEELLAPFSLAKAGTSWDREEDLMVCPNMRAAQIYLRENQKQLRQEIVEKLLCDSRVDQVFWQSPNDDDPESRERWTIATRDRGELSFSHANDQGGAPTDEYGNRWRLDGNLEVIDARLEADGKIAYGNYPNALERIALAFTRESGDLWATAVPGCEFMIPDTELHERGSHGSLHTLDSTSPLIAAGLPLEMELPANPRSVDILPLCLQILDVPTSREVGAGHLAVPLLTPQNQPYRE, encoded by the coding sequence ATGGCGAAAAAGAAAGTCCTGCTCGTCGTCATCGATGCCTTGGCGACCCGTGTCATTGAGCCAGCTCTTGCAGAGGGGAAACTCCCCAACTTGGCGAAACTCGTCGAGGCGGGCCACTTCGTGCCACGCTGCACGCCCGCGTTCCCTTCCATCACGCCCGCCGCCACGACCACCATCGCTACAGGTGAGTATCCGGCAAGGCATGGGATTCTCGGCAACTACTGGTACGACGAATCGCAAGACAAAGTCGTTTACTTGGGCGACGATTTTTGGGTGCTGATCAACAAAGGCTTCGGCGAGTTCTTTCGCGATTACGTTGAGCAACTCAATTATCAGCAACTGCGTGCGAAGTCGATTTTTCAACTCATCGAGAAGCACGGGCTTGAAACTGCCTGCATCAACTACCTCTGCATTCGCGGCGAAGTCCCCCATGAACTGAACGTGCCGCTGCTGTTGCAACTGCTCCCAGGTGCCAACTTTCCGGAGAGAATCAGCGGCCCACAAAAGCTCTTTCTGGGCGACTTTATCTCCTCGGCAGTTTCTGATCAAACAAGCGAGCCACCGCGAATCGACGATACGATCTTCAGCCGGTATGGATTCAACGACGCAGCGAGCGGGAAGTATCTGCTATCGCTCGCGGAAGCTGAGGAACTGCCCGATTTCACGCTCGCCTATTTCCCTGACAACGACTACGCCAGCCACGACCACGGCCCTGAACAAGCGTTGGAAACCGTCGTCAAAGTTGATGAATGTCTCGGACGCTTCGCCGTTGCACGCGATGGATGGAAAGCACTGTTGGAACAAGTCTCCGTCTTAGTCACTGGTGACCATTCGCAAACGGATCAATCCGAATCGGAAGAGGAACGCGGCATCCAACTCGAAGAACTGCTCGCTCCATTCTCACTCGCAAAAGCAGGCACCAGTTGGGACAGAGAAGAGGACCTGATGGTCTGCCCCAACATGCGAGCGGCACAAATCTACTTACGCGAGAACCAAAAACAGTTACGGCAAGAGATCGTTGAGAAGCTACTCTGCGATAGCCGCGTCGATCAGGTCTTCTGGCAATCGCCGAATGACGACGACCCCGAATCACGCGAGCGGTGGACCATTGCTACCCGAGATCGCGGTGAGTTGAGCTTTTCCCACGCCAACGATCAAGGAGGGGCTCCCACCGACGAATACGGAAATCGCTGGCGACTGGACGGCAATCTGGAAGTGATCGACGCTCGGCTCGAAGCGGATGGAAAAATCGCCTATGGAAACTACCCCAACGCCCTCGAACGCATTGCCCTTGCTTTCACCAGAGAGTCGGGCGATCTCTGGGCAACGGCAGTTCCCGGGTGCGAGTTCATGATCCCAGACACTGAACTTCACGAGAGAGGTTCGCACGGCTCGCTCCACACGTTGGACAGCACTTCGCCGTTGATCGCAGCGGGCCTTCCTCTTGAGATGGAGCTGCCAGCGAATCCGCGGAGCGTCGACATCTTGCCGCTCTGCCTGCAGATTCTCGACGTGCCAACTTCACGCGAAGTAGGAGCGGGGCATCTAGCGGTTCCCCTGCTTACTCCGCAGAACCAACCTTATCGCGAATAA